One window from the genome of Candidatus Didemnitutus sp. encodes:
- a CDS encoding type II toxin-antitoxin system HipA family toxin: MANVFVNRRAVGALTREDTANRFVYDDGVPEGLAVSLLMPVNRAPYHAERASVLHPVFDMSLPEGALREALNNMFAKALPVFDDLALLEIVGRSLIGRLRFGPSPEELDQVPAQNLRELLASRGTDGLFADLLQRYAQYSGVAGVQPKLLIRDDGSLGTSKFSPVPVGERVTAHGTTHIVKSFDAGKYPGLAANEYFCLKAAKGAGLSVPPVEIATGGHLLIVERFDLKADGTYLAFEDGCALDGRLSREKYEGSYEQLAATLASSLRGPEGTASELARFFRSFVLSVVVRNGDAHRKNFGVVYDDSTGTVSLAPAFDIVTTSVYLPNDSLALTLDGTKRWPDAKRLVRFGRQRCQLTEAAAKTIVAEVLDGVAQVARELETLPDLDPQAKDTADRMRNAWSEGIESLK; encoded by the coding sequence GTGGCTAACGTCTTTGTCAACCGGCGCGCCGTTGGCGCACTCACCCGCGAGGACACGGCGAACCGTTTTGTCTACGACGACGGGGTGCCCGAAGGGTTGGCGGTGTCGTTGCTGATGCCGGTCAACCGCGCACCGTATCACGCCGAGCGCGCCTCTGTGCTGCATCCGGTGTTCGACATGAGCCTGCCGGAAGGAGCCCTCCGGGAAGCGCTCAACAACATGTTCGCAAAGGCTCTGCCGGTTTTCGATGACCTCGCCCTGTTGGAAATTGTCGGCCGCTCCCTGATCGGGCGGTTGCGGTTCGGACCGTCGCCTGAAGAACTCGACCAGGTGCCGGCGCAAAATCTGCGGGAACTCCTCGCGAGCCGTGGGACCGATGGACTGTTTGCGGATCTGCTCCAGCGATACGCCCAGTATTCCGGCGTCGCGGGTGTCCAACCCAAGCTGCTGATCCGCGACGACGGCAGTCTGGGGACCAGCAAGTTCAGCCCGGTGCCGGTGGGTGAGCGGGTGACGGCTCACGGCACCACCCACATCGTCAAGTCCTTCGACGCGGGGAAGTATCCGGGGCTGGCGGCCAACGAGTATTTCTGCCTGAAGGCAGCGAAGGGCGCGGGACTGTCGGTGCCACCCGTCGAGATCGCGACCGGCGGCCATCTGTTGATTGTGGAGCGCTTCGACCTCAAGGCTGACGGCACCTACCTCGCCTTCGAGGACGGCTGCGCGCTCGACGGCCGGTTGTCCCGGGAGAAATATGAGGGCAGTTACGAGCAATTGGCCGCCACGCTGGCCAGCAGCCTGCGCGGGCCGGAGGGCACGGCCTCGGAACTGGCCCGCTTCTTCCGCTCGTTCGTCCTTTCTGTCGTGGTGCGCAACGGTGACGCCCACCGCAAGAACTTCGGCGTGGTCTACGACGACTCGACCGGCACGGTATCACTGGCGCCCGCTTTCGACATCGTCACGACCTCCGTCTATCTGCCCAACGACAGTCTGGCGCTGACGCTGGATGGCACCAAGCGTTGGCCGGACGCCAAACGGCTGGTGCGATTCGGCCGGCAGCGGTGCCAGCTCACGGAAGCCGCAGCGAAGACCATCGTGGCCGAGGTCTTGGACGGAGTCGCCCAGGTTGCCCGGGAGTTGGAAACTTTGCCCGATCTAGACCCTCAGGCAAAAGACACAGCAGACCGCATGCGCAACGCATGGTCCGAAGGCATCGAATCCCTGAAATAG
- a CDS encoding helix-turn-helix transcriptional regulator, whose amino-acid sequence MDFAQTGTMIRDARKQAGLTQAELARRLGMSRATISQLENGVIGDLGIRKLAQIGDRLGLEIAVRPRRPLTLHEAYARNREERQAAFRETDTILANLNPGKLGG is encoded by the coding sequence ATGGACTTCGCGCAAACAGGCACAATGATTCGAGACGCACGAAAGCAAGCAGGTCTGACTCAGGCCGAGCTGGCCAGGCGCTTGGGGATGAGCCGTGCAACCATCTCGCAGCTGGAGAACGGAGTCATCGGGGATCTTGGCATCCGAAAGCTGGCTCAGATCGGGGATCGTCTGGGTTTGGAAATCGCGGTTCGGCCACGTCGACCGCTGACGCTGCACGAGGCCTACGCCCGCAATCGCGAAGAGCGGCAGGCGGCCTTCCGCGAGACCGACACCATTCTCGCCAACCTGAACCCGGGCAAACTCGGTGGCTAA
- a CDS encoding DUF1788 domain-containing protein yields the protein MSRIEELADRYSRHISTPWQRTVSGAQRVIMVVYEKELERTLRARRMLFENATLEAGHTWHEVDLSSVFPSWMAADEYRDAYFAQPEDLSLKLDSEFPDHVASELRRALTAPTVTDNTVVAVMGVATLFGLARFSEVLRKIDRDVRGRLLVFFPGQLENNNYRLLDARDGWNYLAIPITPYSDEFTP from the coding sequence ATGTCTCGCATCGAAGAACTCGCCGACCGCTACTCGCGCCATATCTCGACTCCGTGGCAACGCACGGTGTCGGGCGCCCAGCGCGTCATCATGGTGGTGTATGAAAAGGAGCTGGAGCGCACCCTGCGCGCGCGGCGAATGCTCTTCGAAAACGCGACCTTGGAGGCCGGCCACACCTGGCATGAGGTCGATCTGTCGTCGGTCTTCCCCTCGTGGATGGCGGCGGACGAATACCGGGACGCCTACTTCGCCCAGCCCGAGGACCTCAGCCTGAAGCTCGACTCCGAGTTTCCCGACCACGTTGCCAGCGAGCTTCGCCGCGCCCTCACCGCTCCGACCGTCACCGACAACACCGTCGTGGCCGTCATGGGCGTCGCGACCTTGTTCGGCTTGGCTCGTTTCTCCGAGGTGCTCCGCAAAATCGACCGCGACGTCCGCGGTCGCCTTCTCGTGTTTTTTCCCGGTCAGCTCGAAAACAACAACTACCGCCTTTTGGATGCGCGCGACGGGTGGAACTACCTCGCCATCCCGATCACGCCTTACTCCGACGAATTCACCCCATGA
- the brxC gene encoding BREX system P-loop protein BrxC has translation MKIHDILQRDPAENPLINQGQARIADMADAKAREELRGELSTFVCEGQFSDGLIRILRSFLENFGRTSQKGVWVSGFYGSGKSHALKMAASLWQDTAFDDGATARSLVPNIPDDLHALLRELETAGKRSGGLLAAAGALPSGTTENVRLTILSILLKATGLPPLYPQAKFCLWLESQGWYAKVQQSVAATGKNFTSELNNLYVSSTLARAILACDAKFAASEADVLKALRTQFPPQATDITTEAFLQTAKEALLRVGKNGRMPCTILILDEVQQYIGDSHIRATLVTEVAEAVSKQMDSHLIIVGAGQSALTDMPQLHKLLDRFTIRVPLSDIEVETVTRKVLLQKKPTGVPEVRRILETHAGEVSRHLQGTRLAERTEDRLTILDDYPLLPVRRRFWEHCFRQVDAAGTQSQLRSQLSIIHSAVSKLSKRNLGAVVPADELFESLAPSLVNTGVLLRESNERIIKVGKDEGDLARRICGLVFLIGKLKRDDGLDTGVRANKDHIADLLVDDLTADNGKLRSEVESTLKRLADKGVLMAVGDEYRLQTREGSEWDREFRNHQTKLNNNDATIQFRRDELLYAEAERAIRSVRKLQGLSKESRSLLIGRDSTVPAGDGVSVPVWIRDGWSCSEKEVVETVRTLGSDSPLLAAFIPRQSAQDLQRLLVEADAAEQTLNSRGNPSTPEGQEAKQSMESRKATAVAARDRLIKEIVANAKVFQGGGNEVIRLALEDKIRDAADESLIRLFPRFKEGDSNAWELVLKRARDGADHPFQPTGHTDATEKHPVCQQVITTIGAGKTGTEVRKALQAAPFGWPQDAIDAALIALHRSQHLSVTLNGAPVALGQLAQNNIPKAAFRVEQATLSVGDRLALRKLFGQAGVSCKSGEEAAKAGEFLQTVIALARSAGGEAPLPPVPSLTAVEDLQRLAGNQQLAAIRAAATPLETNLKEWTAARDLAAQRVPVWQLVTRLAGHATALPTAAEAIAQIEAIRTQRSLLQPQDGVSPLRRQLADLLRAAVQQAQQALETAYTQHLAALEASEVWQRIAPADRTRLLAHAGIAKPAAPDLATDDKLLAALEALPLAQWHDRIAALPARFAAVAKAAAELLEPKVQHVHLASTVLRSEADVKQWLAEQEKTLLERLKSGPVVIS, from the coding sequence ATGAAGATTCACGACATCCTCCAGCGCGATCCCGCGGAAAATCCCCTGATCAACCAAGGCCAGGCGCGCATCGCCGACATGGCCGATGCCAAGGCGCGCGAGGAGTTGCGGGGCGAGCTGTCCACCTTCGTCTGCGAGGGCCAGTTCTCCGACGGCTTGATCCGCATCCTGCGGTCGTTTCTGGAAAACTTCGGCCGCACCAGCCAGAAGGGCGTCTGGGTCAGCGGCTTCTACGGCAGCGGCAAATCCCACGCCCTGAAGATGGCGGCCAGCCTGTGGCAGGATACGGCCTTCGACGACGGCGCCACGGCTCGCAGCCTCGTGCCCAACATCCCGGATGATCTGCACGCGCTCCTGCGTGAGCTGGAAACCGCCGGCAAGCGCTCCGGCGGCCTGCTCGCCGCTGCCGGCGCTCTGCCCAGCGGCACCACGGAGAACGTGCGCCTCACGATCCTCTCAATTCTGCTCAAGGCCACCGGCCTGCCGCCGCTCTACCCGCAGGCCAAGTTCTGCCTCTGGCTCGAATCGCAAGGCTGGTATGCCAAGGTCCAGCAAAGCGTCGCCGCGACCGGCAAGAACTTCACCAGCGAACTCAACAACCTCTACGTCAGCAGCACCCTTGCCCGCGCCATTCTCGCCTGCGACGCCAAGTTCGCCGCCTCCGAGGCCGACGTGCTCAAGGCCCTGCGCACCCAGTTCCCGCCGCAGGCCACTGACATCACCACCGAGGCCTTTCTCCAGACCGCCAAGGAAGCCCTGCTGCGCGTCGGCAAAAACGGGCGCATGCCGTGCACCATCCTGATCCTCGACGAGGTGCAGCAATACATCGGTGACTCCCACATCCGCGCTACGCTAGTGACCGAGGTTGCCGAAGCCGTGTCCAAGCAGATGGACAGCCATCTCATCATCGTGGGCGCCGGCCAAAGTGCGCTCACCGACATGCCGCAGCTCCACAAGCTGCTCGACCGTTTCACCATCCGCGTGCCGCTTTCCGACATCGAGGTCGAAACCGTCACCCGCAAGGTCCTGCTCCAGAAAAAGCCCACCGGCGTGCCCGAGGTGCGCCGCATTCTCGAAACCCATGCCGGCGAGGTTTCCCGCCACCTCCAGGGCACCCGCTTGGCGGAGCGCACCGAGGATCGCCTGACCATCCTCGACGACTACCCGTTGCTCCCGGTCCGTCGCCGTTTCTGGGAACACTGTTTCCGGCAGGTCGATGCCGCCGGCACGCAGAGCCAGCTCCGCTCCCAGCTGAGCATTATTCACAGTGCGGTCTCCAAGCTCTCGAAGCGCAACCTCGGCGCGGTGGTGCCGGCCGACGAGTTGTTCGAGTCGCTCGCACCGAGCCTCGTCAACACCGGCGTGCTCCTCCGTGAGAGCAACGAGCGCATCATCAAGGTCGGCAAGGACGAGGGCGATCTCGCCCGCCGGATCTGCGGGCTCGTTTTTCTAATCGGCAAGCTGAAGCGCGACGACGGTCTCGATACCGGTGTTCGCGCCAACAAGGACCACATCGCCGACCTCCTTGTGGACGACCTGACCGCCGACAACGGCAAGCTGCGCTCGGAGGTCGAATCCACCCTGAAGCGCCTCGCCGACAAGGGTGTCCTGATGGCGGTGGGCGACGAATATCGGCTCCAGACCCGCGAGGGCAGCGAGTGGGACCGCGAATTCCGCAATCACCAGACCAAGCTCAACAACAACGACGCCACCATCCAGTTCCGCCGCGACGAACTCCTCTACGCGGAGGCGGAGCGCGCCATTCGCTCGGTTCGCAAGTTGCAGGGTCTGAGCAAGGAATCGCGCAGCCTGCTCATTGGGCGCGACTCCACCGTCCCGGCCGGTGACGGCGTGAGTGTTCCCGTCTGGATTCGTGACGGCTGGTCCTGCTCTGAAAAGGAAGTCGTCGAGACGGTCCGCACCCTCGGTTCGGACAGCCCCTTGCTCGCCGCGTTCATCCCCCGGCAGTCCGCCCAGGACCTGCAGCGCCTGCTCGTCGAGGCCGACGCCGCCGAACAGACGCTCAACTCGCGGGGTAATCCCTCCACGCCCGAAGGCCAGGAGGCGAAACAGAGCATGGAGAGCCGCAAGGCCACCGCTGTTGCTGCCCGCGACCGGCTCATCAAGGAAATCGTCGCCAACGCCAAGGTTTTCCAAGGCGGCGGCAACGAGGTCATCCGGCTCGCCCTCGAGGACAAGATTCGCGACGCGGCCGACGAGTCGCTCATCCGCCTCTTCCCTCGCTTCAAGGAAGGCGATTCCAACGCGTGGGAACTCGTGCTCAAGCGCGCCCGCGACGGCGCCGACCACCCGTTTCAGCCCACCGGGCACACCGACGCCACCGAGAAACATCCCGTATGCCAGCAAGTCATCACCACCATCGGCGCCGGCAAGACCGGCACTGAGGTTCGCAAGGCGCTCCAAGCCGCGCCCTTCGGTTGGCCGCAGGATGCCATCGACGCCGCACTCATCGCGCTCCATCGCTCGCAACACCTGAGCGTCACGCTGAACGGCGCCCCCGTCGCGCTGGGCCAGCTGGCGCAGAACAATATTCCGAAGGCCGCGTTCCGGGTCGAGCAAGCCACCTTGTCGGTGGGTGACCGCCTCGCGCTGCGCAAGCTGTTCGGTCAGGCCGGCGTGTCCTGCAAGAGCGGCGAAGAAGCCGCGAAGGCCGGCGAATTTCTGCAGACCGTCATCGCGCTTGCCCGCAGCGCGGGCGGCGAGGCGCCGCTGCCTCCGGTGCCGAGTCTCACGGCCGTCGAAGACCTGCAACGTCTCGCCGGCAACCAGCAGCTCGCCGCCATCCGGGCCGCCGCGACGCCGCTCGAAACCAACCTCAAGGAATGGACCGCCGCGCGGGACCTGGCTGCGCAACGCGTGCCGGTCTGGCAACTGGTCACCCGCCTGGCCGGTCACGCCACCGCCCTGCCCACAGCGGCCGAGGCCATCGCCCAGATTGAGGCGATTCGCACCCAGCGCTCGCTGCTGCAACCTCAGGACGGCGTCTCGCCTCTTCGCCGCCAGTTGGCCGACCTGCTGCGCGCTGCGGTGCAGCAAGCCCAGCAGGCGCTGGAGACCGCCTACACCCAGCACCTCGCTGCGCTCGAAGCTTCGGAAGTCTGGCAGCGCATCGCTCCTGCCGACCGCACCCGCCTCCTCGCCCACGCCGGCATTGCCAAACCCGCCGCCCCCGACCTCGCTACGGACGACAAGCTGCTCGCCGCCCTCGAAGCCCTGCCGCTCGCGCAGTGGCACGACCGGATTGCCGCGCTCCCGGCCCGCTTCGCCGCCGTCGCCAAAGCCGCCGCCGAGCTGCTCGAACCCAAGGTCCAGCACGTGCACCTCGCCAGCACCGTCCTCCGCTCCGAAGCTGACGTGAAGCAATGGCTCGCCGAACAGGAGAAAACGCTCCTTGAGCGCCTCAAGTCCGGTCCGGTCGTAATTTCGTAA